The region CGGCGGAGTCGGCCAGCGCGCGCAGTTCCACCGCGTCCCCGATCTGGGTCCCCGTGCCGTGCGCCTCCACGTAGTCGAGTTGGGCGGGCGTGATGCCGGCGCTGGCGCAGGCCCGGCGCACCGCTTCGGCCTGGCCCTCCACGGAGGGCCGGATCAGCAGCCCGCTGGCCGCGCCGTCGTTGGTGACCGCGCTGCCGCGCAGGACCGCGTGCACGGGGTCCTTGTCGCGCAGCGCGTCGTCCAGCCGTTTGAGCACGACCGCGCCCACGCCCTCGCTGCGGACGAACCCGTCGGCGCCGGCGTCGCCGAACCGGCAGCGGCCCCCGGGCGAGAGCATGGCGCCCTGCGAGTAGGCGATGGAGTCGTGCGGGGACATGATGAGGTTGACGCCCGCGGCGATGCACAGGTCGCTCTCGCCGGTGAGCAGGCTCTGCCGCGCCGCGTGCACCGCGACCAGCGACGAGGAGCAGGCCGTGTCCAGGACGAGGCTCGGCCCGCGCAGGTCGAGGGCGTAGGAGACGCGGCCGGCCGTGACGGCGCGCAGCCGGCTGCCGACCATGCCGCGTACGTCGGGTTCGTGGGCCACGGGGTCGGTCTCCGCGTGCTCGGCTGTCGCCTGCCCGACGAACACACCGCCCCGGGTGCCCGCGAGGAGCGAGGGGCGTATGCCGGCCGACTCCAGGGCTTCCCACACGACGTGCAGCAGCAGCCGCTGCTGCGGGTCCATGACGCGTGCTTCCACCGGTGAGATGCCGAAAAAGGCCGCGTCGAAGCCGAAGGGGTCGGTGAGGAAGCCGCCGTGCCGGGACACGGTCCGGCCGGGGGTCATGGGAGCGGGGTCATAGCAATCGCCGACGTCGAAGCGCTCGTGCGGGACCCGCGTCACTGTGTCGGTGTTGGCCACGAGCACGTCCCACAGGACGTCGACGTTCCCTATTCCGGGGAATCGGCAGCCCATGCCGACGACGGCGACGGGCGTGGAGGGCAACTGTTCTGCGCACATGGAGGACTCCAGGCTTCATGCATGGCTGAGTCAAGTGATCCTCAAGAGCGGGATACAAAAATACACTGGCGCCCATTATCTACCTCCCTTTTACCCGGACTCGCAGAAGGCTGTGATTCCGCCAGGCGCGGGCGGGTGTTTTGCGCCATCGCGCCGGATGGCCCCATGGCCCAGGCAGCGGCCCCGGCACCGGCGGGGAGCAATGGTGCGCCCGTGCCGCCCGCCCGGCCGGGCCTTCGACTGCCGGGGCGACGGGACGTCAGGCGGGGCCGGGTGTGGCAAAATTTGGACTTGCGTACATCTGTGGCTGAGTGTTTATTCTTAGATCGAGGTTGCCCGAGTGCACAGGGAGAGACCGTGGACATCAGCCAGATCGTTCCGCTGATGGGTGACGAGGAACTGACGGCCTACCGGTTCCTCGTCATGACCGGCGGAGCCACCCCGGAACGGCTGTCGCGGAGTCTGGGGTGGGGAGAGGGACAGGCGGAGCGGGTGCTCTCCGCGCTGGGAAGGATGCGGCTGGCACGCTCGCAGGACGAGGGCCGCAGCGACTGGACCGCGGTGCACCCGGAGGCGGTCAAGCTGCAGTACGCCAGGCCCCTTTCCGGCGTCATCGACGCGTGGCAGGCCCAGCTGGACGAGATCCGCGGGCAGCTCGACGCGCTCTCCGGCCTGTGCTCCGACGGCACTCCGGGCGGCGGTCCGAGCCCCGTGGTCACGGTCGAGGGCGTACCGGCCGTCCGGGCCGCTCTGGAGGACTGCGCGGCGCGGAGCACCCGGGAGGTCATCGCCGTGCAGCCGCTGGGACGGGGCGCCGCGGGGCTCGCCGGGGACGTCGTGCGCCGGGAGGCCGGGCAGTTACGGCCGGGCGTCGGCGTACAGGTGCTGCTCCCCCACCTGTCCCGCTACGACGCGGAGGTGCGGGACTGCGTCGACCGGATCTCGGCGTCGGGAGGCGAGGTACGGACCACCGCCGCGTCGCTGCCCGCGCTGATCGTCTTCGACCGCTCCGTGGCTCTCCTGCTGGACCCCGGGGACGGCGCGGACAGTACGGACGGCGGGGGCGCGGGGGATCCGGGGGACGTGCGGGACACCACCCGGGCGCACATGGTCAAGCACGGCGCCCTGGTGGAGTTCATCGTCCACATGGTGGTGAGCGCCTGGGCCACCAGCGCGGTCTTCCAGCCGACCGGGGGCAGCAACCGGATCCCGGAGTGCCTGACCCAGGAGACGAAGACCGCGATCGTCCAGTTGCTCGCCGCGGGCTACAAGGACGAGGTGGTGGCCAGGCGGCTGGCCATCGGCGTGCGGACGTGCCGGAAGTACATCGCCGAGATGTTCGGCGACCTGGGAGCGCAGAGCCGGTTCCAGGCCGGGTGGATGGTGCGTGACCACATGCTCGGGTCGGGCCGGGGAGCGGCCGTGGAGGACCACCCCGCGGCCTGAGCGGTCCCGGGCACGAACCGGCGGCCGGCGACGCCATGTGCGTCGCCGGCCGCCGTATGTGGCCGTATGTGTCAGCGGGTCAGGATCGCGGTCAGGGCTTCCGTGAGGTCGCCCTCAGGATCGCCCGCGGCGGTCTTGCTGCGCCAGGCGACGACGGCGTCGGGGCGCACCAGCGTGGCGCCGGTCGGCTCGACGCCGTAGCGGTCGCACCAGAGGCTGCCGCTGTCGATGAAGCGGTCGCCGATCCGGTGCGCGTCCAGGACGACCCCCAGGTCACGGGCGACCTTCTCGGCGGCGGCGACCCAGCGCGGGGCGTCGTGGCCGGCCAGGAGCACGAAACCGCGGCCGAAGAGGTCGTGGGTGGACACCTCCCGCGGGCCGTCGGTGAGGGCGACGTGCGGGGCCCGTCCGCCCGGGCGTCCGGTGGGATTCCACGGGTCCTCCTGGCGGCTGCCGTCGTCGTCCGCCTCGATGCGGACCGCGTGGGAGCGGTAGCGGAAGCCCAGGTATTCCTTGGGCATCGGGACGGGGGCGTCGGGGTCGGCCGGGTTGTAGCTGGCGGGCACCCGGCCCTCGGAGATCTTCGCCAGTTCGACCTCGCGCCGCAGCGTGATGTCGACGACGGGGCGCCGCTCGGTCTCGTAGGTGTCCAGCAGGCCGGGTCCCGCCTGGCCGGTGAGCACCAGCGCGAGCCGCCAGGACAGGTCGTAGGCGTCCTGGATGGCGAGGTTGCCGCCCTGGCCACCGTTGGGCGGGCAGGCGTGCGCGGCGTCGCCTGCCAGGAAGACCCGGCCCTCGCGGAAGCGCTCGGCGAGCTTGTGGTTGATCGGGAAGAAGCGGGCGTTGACGAAGGTGACGTCGATCGCGGGGTCGCCGATGGCGCTGCGGATCCGCTCCACGCAGCGCGCCTCGGTGAAGTCCTCCGGCGTCTCGCCGCGTTCGGGGAAGTAGTCGACCCACAGGGTGTGCCGCTCGGAGCCGTCCAGGATGAAGCTGGACCCGCTGCCGGGCATGCCGATGACCTCGACCGCGCCCGGCTTCACGTAACGCGTCAGGTCGGCCCGGAAGGTGAGGATGTACATGTGGCCGATGACTCCGCTGCCCTCGACGGCGATGCCGAGCATGTCCCGGGTGGGGCTGGTGTTCCCGTCCGCCGCCACCAGGTAGTCCGCCTCGACCAGGTACTCGCGGCCGGTGGCCGCCTCGCGCAGTGTCGCGGTGACCTTCTCCTCGTCCTGGGTGAGCGCGACCATCTCGGTGCCGGAGCGTACGTCGGCGCCGGCCTCCTCCGCGCCGGCCCGCAGGATGGCCTCGACCTGCGCCTGGGATACCCAGGCCAGCGGCGGCACCGACGACAGCTCCTGCGGGTCGGGCTCGGTCGGCGGGTCGAGGTAGCGCCGCTCCGGGTCGGCCAGGCTCAGGCCGTGGCTCATACGGGGCCACTGCGCGTCGGCGATGGCGGCGCGGATTCGCCGCGCCACGCCGGGCAGCGTGTTGAGCAGCTCCTGCGAACGGGTGTTGAGCCCCCAGGCCTTCGGCAGCGTGGAGGGGGCCGGCCGCCGCTCCACCAGAAGCGGCGGCACGCCGCGGGCGGCAAGGCTCAAGGCGGTGGTGAGCCCGGTGTAGGCACCGCCGACGACGAGTACGGGCACGCGCTGGACTGACATGACATCTGCCTCCGAGACTGCGGGGTGAGTGACCGGGCCGGGCGGACGTGGCGCGCCGGGCCGGGCGGGGAGTGGCGTCACGCGGAGCCGCGGGCCCCCGGGGTGAACCCGTGCTCCTTCGTCGCGGCGACGAGGGCGAACGTGACCGTGGTCAGGACCAGCAGCGCCCAGGGAAGGGACGACACGCCCGCCGTCTCCAGGAGCAGGCCCCCGAGCACGCCGGCGGCGGCCACGGCCAGGTTGCACACGGTCACGAGCATCGACTGGGCCACGTCGGCTCCGTCGCCCGCGGCGTCGGCGAGTGCCGTCTGCTGGAGGGCCGGCGAGCCCCCGAACGTCAGCCCCCAGATCACGACGCCCGCCGTGACCATGAGCGGGGAGCGGATGCCGATGCCCAGGCACAGGGCGGCGGCGCCGAAGCCCAGGAGGCAGCCGAAGGAGAGGGCGCGCAGCTTGCGGTCGACCAGCGCCCCGGTGAACCAGATGCCCGCGATGGCGGTGGCGCCGAAGACCAGCAGCATGACGCCGACCCGGCCGCCGAGTCCTGTGTGGTCCAGGAAGGG is a window of Streptomyces sp. NBC_01477 DNA encoding:
- a CDS encoding FAD-dependent monooxygenase yields the protein MSVQRVPVLVVGGAYTGLTTALSLAARGVPPLLVERRPAPSTLPKAWGLNTRSQELLNTLPGVARRIRAAIADAQWPRMSHGLSLADPERRYLDPPTEPDPQELSSVPPLAWVSQAQVEAILRAGAEEAGADVRSGTEMVALTQDEEKVTATLREAATGREYLVEADYLVAADGNTSPTRDMLGIAVEGSGVIGHMYILTFRADLTRYVKPGAVEVIGMPGSGSSFILDGSERHTLWVDYFPERGETPEDFTEARCVERIRSAIGDPAIDVTFVNARFFPINHKLAERFREGRVFLAGDAAHACPPNGGQGGNLAIQDAYDLSWRLALVLTGQAGPGLLDTYETERRPVVDITLRREVELAKISEGRVPASYNPADPDAPVPMPKEYLGFRYRSHAVRIEADDDGSRQEDPWNPTGRPGGRAPHVALTDGPREVSTHDLFGRGFVLLAGHDAPRWVAAAEKVARDLGVVLDAHRIGDRFIDSGSLWCDRYGVEPTGATLVRPDAVVAWRSKTAAGDPEGDLTEALTAILTR